In a genomic window of Thermogemmata fonticola:
- a CDS encoding HzsA-related protein: MMRGLGRWLFLGGLLGWGLLQGPEASPASQTASSSVQPRPIREDPEVKIDYDIVYVRTPRKGDRVGTNWAEISNPHFMDPGGDLVLLHPDGTEEVLVRGGNGSVTDPMVSFDGEWVYYSLFHDLRDASPSCASASGADIYKIHLKTRQIVRLTRQEFAPNTGAANWSDDFRTPQEGKNWLPYGVLNLGPCPLPGGKVVFTSNRHAFRPPKRLPHTLQLFIMDDDGSNVECIGHLNLGCALHPVVLRDGRIMFSTLESQGLRASTLWGLWVIHPDGTNWGPLASAFLPGASPTAWHFQTQISDGSIVAEEYYNQTSSGFGSFVKFPVELPPGTPAFGPAWTEDPRNPPLVHGHKDNGQPRIRRLPFSPFGIESLTRFARADEGPADFAMPGRRTGPRLGKVTHPAAAPDNHLLCVWSPGPVNGGYTVHVPAPDGGIYLIKKSQPVDSPGQLLLIKNDPNYNEQWPRAVVPYRRIYGVDEPKRLPPLANDGSRSPHLPAGTPFGLVGTSSLYKRESYPNGRVPPGQVTASFAGGSDPTGYQDLDPFNLLSDEPLSWNWFNQGADAGRYRNEDIHAIRILVMEPTTDRAKGPKSGRTFRSHANERLRILGEIPVRKIGRGPNGQEPLDPDGHPDTSFLARIPADVAFTFQTLDRRGMVLNMAQTWHQVRPGEVRHDCGGCHAHSQKPTDFARTYAARPDYQVFDLTRQTPLLTSKAHDQSGQRWDATDTTGLRYVPRVHNVEFWRDVKPILERSCVPCHSGPKPAAELDLGDFRTVRLPDADDVPGTYYRLAMDHAGRFGYKPLAGAWRAPNASRYIRMFQSRRSLLIWKIYGERLDGWSNDDFPTETKPGDPSTLQLKGQPVPNTAANRARADLDFTGSIMPPPEAVRSGKAAPLSDEDKLTLVRWIDLGCPIDLDYDPQRPQDPGYGWMLDDQRPTLTLSIPKAGDNPPLARILVGMHDYGSGLDLDSFSVIADFPLQGQPPGQNLAPLFRARGDGVYELTLNPPVTVPRGRIIVAVKDKQGNISRIERVFSAR; this comes from the coding sequence ATGATGCGCGGCCTAGGTCGTTGGTTGTTCCTCGGAGGTCTTTTAGGTTGGGGCTTGTTGCAGGGACCTGAAGCTTCGCCGGCCTCGCAAACGGCTTCCTCGTCAGTTCAACCGCGGCCCATCCGAGAGGACCCGGAGGTCAAGATCGATTACGACATTGTTTACGTCCGCACACCGCGTAAGGGGGATCGTGTCGGCACGAATTGGGCGGAGATTTCCAACCCGCACTTTATGGATCCCGGCGGGGATTTGGTCCTGCTTCATCCGGACGGCACGGAAGAGGTGCTGGTCCGCGGCGGGAACGGTTCCGTGACGGACCCCATGGTTTCCTTCGATGGAGAATGGGTTTATTACAGTCTCTTTCATGATCTGCGAGATGCCAGCCCCTCCTGTGCCAGTGCTAGCGGCGCGGATATTTACAAGATTCACCTCAAGACGCGCCAGATCGTGCGCCTGACACGTCAGGAATTTGCTCCGAACACCGGGGCGGCGAACTGGTCGGACGACTTTCGCACTCCCCAGGAAGGCAAGAACTGGCTTCCCTACGGGGTGTTGAATCTCGGCCCCTGCCCCCTTCCCGGCGGCAAAGTGGTATTTACGAGCAATCGCCACGCTTTCCGGCCTCCCAAACGGCTGCCGCACACCTTGCAGCTTTTCATCATGGATGATGATGGCTCCAATGTGGAATGCATTGGGCATCTCAATTTGGGCTGTGCCTTGCATCCGGTCGTGCTGCGCGATGGCCGGATTATGTTCTCGACCCTGGAATCCCAGGGTTTACGGGCCTCAACCTTGTGGGGTTTGTGGGTCATCCATCCCGATGGCACCAATTGGGGGCCGCTGGCCAGTGCTTTCCTTCCGGGTGCAAGTCCCACGGCGTGGCATTTTCAAACTCAGATTTCCGACGGTTCCATTGTCGCCGAGGAGTATTACAACCAAACAAGCAGCGGGTTTGGGAGTTTTGTCAAATTCCCGGTGGAATTGCCTCCCGGCACGCCGGCGTTCGGTCCCGCTTGGACTGAAGACCCCCGCAATCCACCCTTGGTTCACGGGCACAAGGACAATGGCCAACCACGCATTCGCCGCTTGCCGTTCAGTCCCTTCGGGATCGAGTCGCTGACTCGCTTTGCTCGGGCGGATGAAGGGCCAGCCGATTTTGCCATGCCGGGCCGACGGACAGGACCGCGCTTGGGCAAAGTGACTCACCCCGCGGCGGCTCCGGACAATCACCTCCTGTGCGTTTGGTCGCCTGGTCCGGTCAACGGCGGTTACACCGTGCACGTCCCCGCCCCGGATGGCGGCATCTATCTCATTAAGAAATCCCAGCCGGTAGACTCTCCCGGTCAACTGCTGCTGATTAAGAATGATCCGAATTACAATGAGCAGTGGCCGAGAGCGGTCGTGCCGTACAGACGCATCTACGGTGTAGATGAGCCGAAACGCCTCCCCCCTTTGGCCAATGACGGCTCCCGGTCACCGCATCTACCTGCCGGCACGCCCTTCGGTCTCGTCGGCACCTCCAGTTTGTACAAGCGGGAAAGTTACCCGAATGGCCGCGTGCCTCCCGGTCAGGTGACGGCCAGTTTCGCCGGTGGTTCCGACCCCACGGGTTATCAGGACCTCGACCCGTTCAATCTCCTGAGCGATGAGCCGCTGTCCTGGAACTGGTTCAATCAAGGAGCGGATGCCGGACGGTATCGCAACGAAGATATTCACGCCATTCGTATCCTGGTCATGGAACCGACCACAGACCGCGCGAAGGGTCCCAAGAGTGGGCGGACGTTCCGCAGTCATGCCAACGAACGGCTCCGCATCCTCGGCGAAATCCCGGTGCGTAAGATCGGCCGCGGACCGAACGGCCAGGAGCCTCTGGATCCCGATGGTCACCCGGACACAAGTTTCCTGGCCCGGATTCCCGCCGATGTGGCTTTCACCTTTCAAACCCTGGATCGCCGCGGTATGGTCCTCAACATGGCCCAGACGTGGCATCAGGTGCGTCCGGGAGAAGTCCGCCATGACTGCGGCGGCTGCCATGCCCACAGCCAGAAACCGACGGACTTTGCCCGCACCTACGCCGCTCGGCCGGATTACCAGGTCTTTGATTTGACCCGCCAAACGCCGCTGTTGACCAGCAAGGCCCACGATCAAAGCGGGCAGCGCTGGGATGCCACAGATACCACCGGCTTGCGTTACGTCCCCCGCGTGCACAACGTCGAGTTCTGGCGGGATGTCAAGCCGATCCTCGAACGCAGTTGCGTCCCCTGCCACAGCGGGCCGAAACCAGCGGCGGAACTCGACTTGGGAGACTTCCGCACCGTCCGCCTGCCTGATGCTGACGATGTTCCCGGCACCTATTACCGCTTGGCGATGGATCACGCCGGTCGCTTCGGGTACAAACCCCTCGCCGGAGCTTGGCGCGCTCCGAATGCTTCCCGTTACATCCGCATGTTCCAATCACGCCGCAGCCTGCTCATTTGGAAAATCTACGGCGAACGCCTCGACGGCTGGAGCAACGATGATTTTCCCACAGAAACCAAGCCCGGCGACCCTAGCACCCTCCAACTCAAAGGCCAGCCTGTCCCCAATACTGCAGCCAACCGTGCTCGTGCTGATCTCGATTTCACCGGTAGCATCATGCCGCCACCGGAGGCTGTCCGCAGCGGCAAAGCGGCGCCCTTGTCCGACGAGGATAAACTGACCCTTGTCCGCTGGATTGACTTGGGATGCCCCATCGATCTCGATTACGATCCTCAACGTCCCCAAGACCCCGGTTATGGCTGGATGCTTGACGATCAGCGTCCCACGCTCACCCTGAGCATCCCCAAAGCCGGGGACAACCCGCCGCTGGCACGCATCCTCGTCGGTATGCACGACTACGGCAGCGGCTTGGACCTGGACAGCTTCTCCGTCATCGCTGACTTCCCGCTCCAAGGGCAGCCACCTGGCCAGAATCTCGCCCCCCTGTTCCGCGCCCGCGGTGATGGTGTCTATGAACTGACGCTCAATCCGCCCGTGACCGTACCGCGAGGGCGGATCATCGTCGCGGTCAAAGATAAACAGGGGAATATCAGTCGCATCGAGCGGGTGTTTTCCGCCAGGTAA
- a CDS encoding prolyl oligopeptidase family serine peptidase: MEAWGQRQPALQYPETRKVEVVEDYHGVSVADPYRWLEDDVRQSKDVAAWVEAQNKVTFAYLESIPQREAIRRRLTDLWNYEKMSAPVKVGGRYFFTRNDGLQNQSVLYVREQLDGPARLLLDPNTWSKDGTVAISGTALSDDGRYLAYGVAEAGSDWTTWKVLDVDSGKMFPDELKWIKFSGASWTADGKGFFYSRFPEPPPGAAFQGLNLNMKLYYHRLGTPQSEDVLVYHRPDQPRWGINATVTEDGRYLIISVNDGTTSRKVRIVYKDLQEPYGLPIELIDNHDNKYFFIGNDGPVFYFLTDYNAQKYQVIAIDTRKPEKKDWKTLIPETADTLTDVNLVGNVFICIYLKDARTQVKIHDLEGRFIREVDLPGIGTASGFSGKRSDTITFYTFSSFATPPSIYSYNILTGESRLYWRAKVKFNPDDYEVKQVFYTSKDGTRVPMFISHKKGIKLDGNNPTLLYGYGGFNIPLTPAFSVSRLQWMEMGGVFAVANIRGGGEYGEAWHRAGTRLQKQNVFDDFIAAAEYLIREKYTRPEKLAIQGGSNGGLLVGACMTQRPDLFGACLPAVGVMDMLRFHKFTAGRYWVDDYGSSENPQEFRELYRYSPYHALLRNGPRRYPATLVTTADTDDRVVPGHSFKFAAALQAMQTGPAPVLIRIETKAGHGAGKPTSKIIEEIADQWAFLVKNLAFQPTIPD, encoded by the coding sequence ATGGAAGCGTGGGGACAACGGCAACCAGCCCTTCAATATCCCGAAACCCGAAAAGTAGAGGTGGTCGAGGATTATCATGGCGTGTCGGTGGCCGACCCATATCGCTGGCTAGAGGATGATGTCCGTCAGTCGAAGGACGTGGCCGCTTGGGTAGAAGCGCAGAATAAGGTCACCTTTGCCTATTTGGAAAGCATTCCCCAACGGGAAGCGATCCGCCGCCGCCTCACCGACTTGTGGAATTACGAGAAAATGTCCGCCCCCGTCAAGGTGGGGGGACGCTACTTCTTCACCCGCAACGACGGCTTGCAAAACCAAAGCGTGCTCTACGTCCGCGAGCAGTTAGATGGGCCAGCCCGCCTGTTGCTCGACCCCAACACCTGGAGTAAAGACGGCACCGTGGCGATTTCCGGCACCGCTTTGAGCGACGATGGCCGTTACCTCGCCTATGGAGTCGCTGAAGCGGGCAGCGATTGGACAACCTGGAAAGTGCTCGATGTCGATAGCGGGAAGATGTTCCCCGATGAGCTGAAGTGGATCAAGTTCAGCGGGGCAAGCTGGACCGCGGACGGTAAAGGCTTCTTCTATAGCCGTTTTCCGGAACCTCCGCCGGGCGCCGCCTTCCAGGGCCTGAACCTGAACATGAAGCTCTACTATCACCGTTTGGGAACTCCGCAAAGCGAGGATGTTCTCGTTTACCACCGGCCGGACCAACCCCGCTGGGGGATCAATGCCACCGTGACCGAGGATGGCCGCTACCTGATCATTTCCGTCAACGATGGCACCACCAGCCGCAAAGTGCGCATCGTCTACAAGGATTTGCAGGAACCTTACGGTTTGCCTATCGAATTGATCGACAACCATGACAATAAATACTTCTTCATTGGTAACGATGGCCCAGTTTTCTATTTCTTGACGGATTACAATGCACAAAAATACCAAGTGATTGCCATTGATACTCGCAAGCCGGAAAAGAAGGACTGGAAGACACTCATTCCCGAAACAGCCGACACATTGACGGATGTCAATCTCGTCGGCAATGTCTTCATATGTATCTACCTGAAGGATGCACGCACTCAGGTCAAGATTCATGACTTGGAGGGCCGCTTCATTCGTGAGGTGGATTTACCGGGGATCGGCACGGCGAGCGGCTTTTCCGGCAAGCGAAGTGATACGATCACCTTCTATACCTTTTCCAGTTTTGCCACACCGCCGAGTATATACTCCTATAACATCTTGACGGGTGAAAGCCGATTGTATTGGCGTGCTAAGGTTAAGTTCAATCCAGATGATTATGAGGTCAAGCAAGTTTTCTACACCAGCAAAGATGGTACGCGTGTGCCTATGTTTATATCCCATAAGAAGGGGATCAAACTCGATGGCAATAACCCAACCTTGCTGTATGGTTATGGCGGATTCAACATACCGCTGACACCAGCATTTTCTGTAAGTCGTTTGCAATGGATGGAAATGGGCGGAGTGTTCGCTGTCGCCAACATCCGCGGCGGAGGGGAATACGGCGAGGCCTGGCATCGCGCGGGCACTCGGTTGCAGAAGCAGAATGTCTTTGATGACTTCATTGCAGCGGCGGAATACTTGATCCGGGAGAAGTACACCCGCCCGGAGAAGCTCGCCATTCAGGGGGGAAGCAACGGCGGACTGCTGGTCGGAGCGTGCATGACGCAGCGGCCGGACCTCTTCGGCGCCTGTTTGCCTGCGGTCGGCGTCATGGACATGCTCCGCTTTCACAAGTTCACCGCGGGGCGCTATTGGGTAGATGACTACGGCTCCTCGGAAAATCCTCAAGAGTTCCGTGAGCTGTACCGCTACAGTCCCTATCACGCCTTGCTGCGGAATGGCCCGCGCCGCTATCCGGCGACGTTGGTGACCACGGCAGATACAGATGATCGCGTGGTGCCCGGCCACAGCTTCAAATTCGCGGCAGCTCTGCAAGCGATGCAAACCGGCCCTGCCCCTGTCCTCATTCGCATCGAGACGAAAGCAGGCCACGGGGCAGGTAAACCCACAAGCAAAATCATCGAAGAAATCGCCGACCAGTGGGCCTTTCTCGTCAAAAACCTAGCTTTTCAGCCTACCATTCCGGATTGA
- a CDS encoding HAD family hydrolase: MHVVLFDIDGTLVRTGGAGKAAMEEALRSVFGLREVKDGVPYAGRTDRAIARDLLALHGIYPQEENIRRLQEAYLHLLPEMLRQRGGTVCPAVPEVLQQLSATPGVLLGLLTGNIRQGAQRKLQHFGLWDYFAGGGFGDDHEDRDDVARAALQNLGVTAGAAHGSTRNIWVVGDTPLDIRSARAIGAQAVAVATGWHSLEALAYHNPDWLFPDLNHARPLLTIWCQESYAIESDRDNFNHLRRAGPCLEHHSGN; encoded by the coding sequence ATGCACGTGGTTCTTTTCGACATTGATGGCACGTTGGTACGCACGGGAGGAGCGGGCAAAGCCGCGATGGAGGAAGCCCTGCGTTCGGTCTTCGGACTCCGCGAGGTGAAAGACGGCGTTCCCTACGCGGGGCGGACGGATCGGGCCATCGCGCGGGACTTGCTAGCGCTGCATGGGATTTATCCGCAGGAAGAGAACATCCGCCGGCTCCAGGAGGCTTACCTTCACCTTTTGCCGGAGATGTTACGGCAACGAGGCGGCACGGTCTGCCCTGCTGTTCCGGAGGTCCTCCAACAATTATCTGCAACACCGGGAGTGCTTCTGGGCTTGCTCACGGGCAACATCCGTCAGGGAGCGCAGCGGAAACTCCAGCATTTCGGACTGTGGGACTATTTCGCTGGCGGCGGTTTTGGCGACGATCACGAAGATCGCGATGACGTGGCCCGCGCCGCTTTGCAAAATCTGGGAGTGACGGCGGGCGCAGCTCATGGCTCGACGCGAAACATCTGGGTAGTGGGAGATACCCCCTTGGATATTCGCAGTGCCCGGGCCATCGGTGCTCAAGCGGTGGCTGTGGCCACCGGCTGGCATAGCCTGGAAGCCCTCGCGTACCACAACCCCGACTGGCTTTTCCCGGACCTGAACCACGCCAGACCTCTTTTGACCATCTGGTGTCAGGAGTCATATGCCATAGAGTCGGACCGGGACAATTTCAACCACCTGCGGAGGGCCGGACCATGCCTCGAACACCATTCTGGAAACTGA
- a CDS encoding serine/threonine-protein kinase → MPVSPTSVSEFWDLLRKSGILTEEQLGHLKLRDFPEEPQAVADALVQRGILTPFQARQLLAGRYKGFRINQYMVQDIIGRGGMGAVYLAEHVELHRKVAIKVLVPAQGEDQRLALERFIREARAAAALDHPNIVRIFDVARHNNVPYLIMEYVDGETLQQVLERDGALPYEVAVEYIAQAAAGLQHAHERGFIHRDIKPGNLMRDKQGVVKILDMGLARSHNTADNLTERLDKGAVVGTADFIAPEQALNQPNIDGRADIYSLGATLFALIIGKPPFEGNTTQKLLQHQLRSAPRLSSLDSRIPKELCDVVARMLAKRPEDRYQTAAEVIAALAPWTAGSTRVLAGISHTKIGQEPEVAVNLTGGNLSGSSVRLGELSQTRLAGVETPRTGNSALQQTLPLSGRRSGASSLVSALASQAGLNRGTSAEGGSSVQQRNTWQRLWPRQRRGILLGAAGLALLLAVGAIAAWHLGGRREPVAGTPVTPPLRTEPPGQHTPPPARENPPSPPPLSSGRVIYEWKAADTAPFRVRLRGGQVLEGQRPRWPAGVAIYALKPETEAEFTRTAIDGKDCLTIVRHSTATGAQIAFELERDAGQGGLGLQLAPSGKYALRIDYRTTGQIQASVHTIKDYRSAGFRIFPATGTQWMTAELPFTRQAEPLRCAIEAAGNALVPVAIAAVRIVELEPPPQPREERTLFLMDLRQQRPFRIICGLRQDPNTNQRHYREISREGEAPSGWRARPWRVETEMEFTLAEDQGRPALSIRNLKGRGSAMLFTPEFECPTGVCRLELEYRCTTQPQQFNIRFKSNDSRPAWDVYRPQPTQGSWRRESIIADLRGATGGFFEFHNNDDNPQAYVQIRDLKVTELPSATVTEPILFQLRAADLPEFKNVKQGRSITSGDEDPAIAGVYFGGWKPETVSEWTCTTVAGSKAIGIVNVNEVLSAQIGIELEKAVGVKLTPGQRVRLRVEYRTAGSAKGHIYFQNYEDWKVPFRTDLPNSNDRWNTVDLVATRGELPLRCLVDASTPGRGNILFVRSVTITDAGRGTAPTGFRNPPPSTSAASSQDDPSRWPEGPRVYRLDVAAIPPFRVVKEKFQRINGETEQLPDGIGCQCWKDGSIGEFRRALVDDVPALGLTGLNDTISAQFYFDLESRMKLPLEPGKYYKVKVAYLTHNDGRGQAIVHLVPGYKGIASVRLDDSQNRWRTATLIFQRPPASDNVHVRMVIDNTTVGEGNTLWIREVEIVELVPPKKSS, encoded by the coding sequence ATGCCTGTGTCTCCCACATCTGTGTCGGAGTTCTGGGACTTATTACGTAAAAGCGGCATCCTGACCGAAGAGCAGTTAGGACACTTGAAGCTGAGAGACTTCCCGGAGGAACCGCAAGCGGTCGCGGATGCCCTGGTGCAGCGCGGCATTTTGACGCCCTTCCAAGCCCGGCAACTCTTGGCGGGGCGCTACAAGGGATTCCGCATCAACCAATATATGGTGCAGGACATCATCGGCCGGGGTGGCATGGGCGCGGTGTACCTAGCCGAGCATGTGGAACTGCACCGCAAGGTGGCGATCAAGGTGCTGGTGCCGGCGCAAGGGGAGGATCAGCGTTTAGCCTTGGAGCGGTTCATCCGGGAAGCGCGGGCGGCTGCCGCTTTGGACCATCCCAACATCGTCCGCATTTTCGACGTGGCCCGGCATAACAACGTGCCTTATCTGATCATGGAGTATGTGGACGGAGAGACGCTCCAACAAGTATTGGAACGGGATGGGGCGTTACCCTACGAGGTGGCGGTGGAGTACATCGCTCAGGCGGCTGCTGGCTTGCAACACGCCCATGAGCGCGGCTTCATCCACCGGGACATCAAGCCCGGCAATCTTATGCGGGACAAACAAGGAGTGGTGAAAATCCTGGATATGGGGCTAGCCCGTTCTCACAACACTGCCGACAATTTGACCGAACGCTTAGACAAAGGCGCGGTGGTCGGAACCGCGGACTTCATAGCGCCGGAGCAGGCCCTCAATCAGCCGAACATCGACGGGCGAGCCGACATCTACTCCCTGGGCGCGACTTTGTTCGCCCTAATCATTGGCAAGCCGCCATTCGAGGGGAACACCACCCAAAAGTTGCTGCAACATCAACTCCGCAGTGCGCCGCGGCTCAGCAGTTTGGACAGCCGAATTCCGAAGGAATTATGCGACGTGGTGGCACGGATGCTGGCCAAGCGGCCGGAAGATCGCTATCAGACGGCCGCTGAGGTGATCGCAGCATTAGCACCGTGGACAGCGGGAAGCACACGCGTGCTCGCGGGCATCTCCCATACGAAGATCGGCCAGGAACCGGAGGTCGCGGTCAATCTCACCGGCGGAAACCTCAGTGGCAGCTCGGTGCGCTTAGGGGAGTTGAGCCAGACTCGCTTGGCAGGAGTTGAGACGCCGCGTACGGGCAACTCAGCGTTACAGCAGACCCTGCCCCTGTCCGGACGCCGATCGGGAGCATCGTCTCTGGTTTCCGCCTTAGCGAGTCAGGCCGGTTTGAATCGAGGGACGTCCGCCGAGGGAGGGAGTTCCGTCCAGCAGCGGAACACGTGGCAGCGGCTCTGGCCCAGGCAACGGCGTGGGATACTTCTCGGCGCGGCGGGATTAGCGCTGCTCCTGGCCGTGGGAGCCATTGCCGCTTGGCACCTGGGTGGCCGCCGCGAGCCAGTGGCGGGTACGCCCGTGACCCCACCGCTCAGAACAGAACCGCCGGGCCAGCATACACCACCGCCGGCCCGCGAGAATCCGCCATCTCCACCGCCCCTGAGTAGCGGGCGTGTCATCTACGAATGGAAAGCAGCCGATACAGCTCCCTTCCGGGTGCGGCTACGTGGGGGGCAAGTCCTCGAAGGGCAACGCCCGCGTTGGCCCGCCGGTGTTGCCATCTACGCTCTCAAACCGGAGACCGAGGCGGAATTCACGCGGACCGCGATCGATGGCAAAGACTGCCTGACCATCGTTCGCCATAGCACGGCCACAGGGGCGCAGATCGCTTTCGAGCTGGAACGGGACGCGGGGCAGGGAGGACTCGGCTTGCAACTCGCTCCGTCCGGCAAATACGCCTTGCGGATCGACTACCGCACCACGGGACAGATTCAAGCCTCGGTGCATACGATCAAGGACTATCGCAGTGCCGGCTTTCGGATCTTTCCTGCCACGGGCACGCAATGGATGACCGCCGAGCTGCCTTTCACGCGTCAAGCAGAACCTTTGCGTTGTGCCATCGAAGCAGCGGGGAACGCGCTTGTTCCTGTAGCCATCGCCGCGGTGCGGATTGTGGAGCTGGAACCTCCTCCACAGCCGCGGGAAGAACGCACCCTCTTCCTCATGGATTTGCGGCAGCAGCGCCCCTTCCGAATTATCTGCGGCCTGCGACAAGACCCCAACACGAATCAGCGGCACTATCGGGAAATCTCCCGGGAAGGAGAAGCTCCGTCTGGCTGGCGCGCCCGGCCTTGGCGTGTGGAAACCGAGATGGAGTTCACACTGGCCGAAGATCAAGGACGGCCCGCGCTCAGCATCCGCAACCTCAAGGGACGCGGTTCAGCCATGCTCTTCACGCCCGAATTTGAGTGCCCCACCGGTGTGTGCCGCCTGGAGCTGGAATACCGCTGCACTACTCAGCCCCAGCAATTCAACATTCGCTTCAAGTCCAACGATAGCCGGCCTGCTTGGGATGTTTACCGCCCCCAACCGACGCAGGGAAGCTGGAGGCGGGAGAGCATCATCGCGGACCTCCGAGGTGCCACCGGCGGCTTCTTTGAATTCCACAACAACGACGACAACCCTCAAGCCTACGTCCAAATTCGGGACCTCAAGGTGACGGAGTTGCCCTCCGCCACGGTCACAGAACCGATCCTCTTCCAGCTCCGGGCGGCTGACCTGCCGGAATTCAAAAACGTCAAGCAGGGGCGATCGATCACCAGCGGCGACGAAGACCCAGCCATTGCGGGGGTGTACTTCGGCGGCTGGAAGCCCGAAACCGTTAGTGAATGGACTTGTACCACCGTGGCGGGAAGCAAGGCGATCGGGATCGTCAATGTCAACGAAGTGCTCTCCGCACAAATCGGCATCGAGCTAGAAAAGGCGGTCGGGGTGAAATTGACCCCTGGCCAAAGGGTCCGACTGCGCGTGGAATACCGCACGGCTGGTTCTGCCAAAGGGCACATCTACTTCCAAAACTACGAGGATTGGAAGGTCCCCTTCCGCACCGATCTGCCCAACTCGAATGACCGCTGGAATACCGTGGATCTGGTGGCCACCCGCGGCGAGTTGCCGTTGCGCTGTCTGGTCGATGCCAGTACGCCCGGTCGCGGCAATATCCTTTTCGTCCGTTCGGTCACGATCACGGATGCGGGACGAGGAACCGCGCCCACAGGGTTCCGTAATCCTCCACCGTCCACCTCAGCAGCTAGCTCTCAAGATGATCCCAGCCGCTGGCCCGAAGGACCGCGTGTGTACCGCCTCGACGTGGCCGCTATCCCCCCCTTCCGCGTCGTCAAAGAAAAATTCCAGCGGATCAACGGCGAGACCGAGCAGTTGCCGGATGGCATCGGCTGCCAGTGCTGGAAAGACGGCTCCATTGGCGAGTTCCGACGCGCTCTGGTCGATGATGTCCCCGCCTTGGGACTGACGGGACTGAATGATACCATCTCCGCTCAGTTCTACTTCGACTTAGAAAGCCGCATGAAACTCCCTCTCGAACCCGGCAAATACTACAAGGTGAAGGTCGCCTACCTGACCCACAATGACGGTCGAGGGCAAGCCATTGTCCACTTGGTTCCTGGCTACAAAGGGATTGCCTCTGTCCGCTTGGATGACAGCCAAAATCGATGGCGGACAGCCACCCTCATCTTCCAGCGGCCACCGGCCAGCGATAACGTTCACGTCCGGATGGTGATCGACAACACCACCGTTGGGGAAGGGAACACTCTCTGGATTCGCGAGGTCGAAATCGTGGAATTGGTCCCGCCCAAGAAATCGTCGTGA
- the mgtE gene encoding magnesium transporter yields the protein MSHPLFSPEVKHMLQEQNALGLKAFCESLHPATVAEALEGEFTPEQIWEILSHADLRKQAAIFEYLPPHLQVEMARKVRPQLAELIARMSHDDRVDLLQRLTPEVREALLRLIDEAERRDIASLFPYADNTVGALMTTDYAWVPAHVTAAEAIDLLRAQAPDKETIYYIYVLDEPVRRADGSLSPRRLLGVLSLRDLILAPRQELVRDLMETEVVTLRHDTDVESAAETFARYDFLAMPVVDDKFGMLGIVTHDDILDVVTREATEDLQKQAGVVPIEEGYLEARFTHVWKNRAKWLAVLFILQMFTIEAMAHFETLLETVAFVMVFVPLCLSVGGNAGSQAATLVIRALALRQVRTRDWLRVLRREIVMAAALAAFLGLLAIARTYFATPNAILEKVPAENFWHLVGVVTGAVMGICMTGALVGAMLPVLIKSVGMDPALMSAPLIATLSDVLGIVIFFQFVRLFFF from the coding sequence ATGTCCCATCCTCTGTTTAGCCCGGAAGTCAAACACATGTTGCAAGAGCAGAATGCTTTGGGTCTCAAGGCGTTTTGCGAGTCTTTGCACCCAGCGACAGTAGCGGAAGCTCTGGAAGGGGAGTTCACCCCGGAGCAGATTTGGGAGATTCTCAGTCATGCGGACCTGCGCAAGCAAGCGGCTATCTTCGAGTATCTGCCTCCCCATTTGCAAGTGGAGATGGCTCGGAAGGTCCGCCCGCAACTGGCGGAGCTGATCGCCCGCATGTCCCACGACGACCGGGTGGACTTGCTGCAACGACTGACGCCGGAAGTCCGCGAAGCCCTCCTGCGGCTGATCGACGAAGCGGAGCGGCGGGATATTGCCTCCCTCTTTCCCTATGCCGACAACACGGTGGGCGCCTTGATGACCACTGACTATGCTTGGGTGCCCGCACATGTGACGGCTGCCGAAGCAATCGATCTGTTGCGCGCGCAAGCGCCGGATAAGGAGACCATCTACTACATCTATGTATTGGATGAACCGGTCCGTCGCGCGGACGGCAGCCTTTCCCCGCGCCGCCTTTTGGGCGTTCTGTCACTGCGGGACCTGATCCTTGCGCCCCGTCAGGAACTGGTCCGCGATCTGATGGAAACCGAGGTGGTCACCCTCCGCCACGACACCGACGTGGAAAGCGCCGCTGAGACCTTCGCCCGCTACGACTTCCTGGCCATGCCGGTTGTGGATGACAAATTCGGCATGCTCGGCATCGTCACCCATGACGACATCCTCGACGTGGTCACCCGTGAAGCGACAGAAGACTTGCAAAAACAAGCCGGTGTCGTGCCAATCGAAGAAGGATATCTGGAAGCCCGCTTCACGCATGTGTGGAAGAACCGGGCCAAGTGGCTGGCCGTGCTCTTCATCCTCCAAATGTTCACCATTGAGGCGATGGCCCACTTTGAAACGCTGCTGGAAACGGTAGCCTTCGTGATGGTCTTCGTCCCGCTGTGCTTGTCGGTCGGAGGGAACGCCGGTTCTCAGGCGGCCACGCTGGTCATCCGTGCGTTGGCCTTGCGGCAAGTGCGGACGCGGGATTGGCTACGCGTCCTGCGGCGGGAGATCGTCATGGCAGCGGCCCTGGCGGCCTTCCTCGGCCTTCTGGCTATCGCGCGCACCTATTTCGCCACGCCTAACGCGATCCTGGAAAAAGTCCCGGCGGAAAATTTCTGGCACCTGGTCGGCGTGGTGACAGGAGCCGTGATGGGCATCTGCATGACTGGCGCGCTCGTCGGTGCCATGCTGCCGGTGCTGATCAAATCCGTGGGAATGGACCCGGCCCTGATGTCCGCCCCTCTGATCGCCACCCTCTCGGACGTCCTCGGTATCGTGATCTTCTTCCAATTCGTCCGCCTTTTCTTCTTCTGA